A window from Aquabacterium sp. NJ1 encodes these proteins:
- a CDS encoding LemA family protein yields MRKLIAITMTAAALSLSGCGYNTFQTTDEQIKASWSEVVNQYQRRADLVPNLVNTVKGEANFEQGTLTKVVEARAKATSIQATPELVNDPQAFQKFQQAQGELSGALSRLLVVTENYPTLRANQGFRDLQAQLEGTENRITVARNRYIKSVQDYNVTVRTFPSNLTAMVMGYKEKPNFAVENEKEISKPPAVDFGAAAGASK; encoded by the coding sequence ATGCGCAAGCTGATCGCCATCACGATGACCGCAGCGGCCCTGAGCCTGAGCGGTTGCGGCTACAACACCTTCCAAACCACCGACGAGCAGATCAAGGCAAGCTGGTCGGAGGTTGTGAACCAGTACCAGCGGCGAGCCGATCTGGTGCCCAACCTGGTCAACACGGTCAAGGGCGAGGCCAACTTCGAGCAGGGCACGCTGACCAAGGTGGTGGAGGCGCGTGCCAAGGCCACGTCCATCCAGGCCACGCCGGAGCTGGTCAACGACCCGCAAGCCTTCCAGAAATTCCAGCAGGCCCAAGGCGAGTTGTCTGGCGCCTTGTCTCGCTTGCTGGTGGTGACCGAGAACTACCCGACACTGCGCGCGAACCAGGGCTTTCGGGATTTGCAGGCTCAGCTGGAAGGCACGGAAAACCGCATCACCGTGGCGCGCAATCGCTACATCAAGTCGGTCCAGGACTACAACGTGACGGTGCGCACCTTCCCCTCGAACCTCACGGCCATGGTCATGGGCTACAAGGAAAAGCCCAACTTCGCCGTCGAGAACGAAAAGGAAATCTCCAAGCCGCCCGCTGTGGACTTTGGCGCTGCGGCCGGGGCGTCGAAGTGA
- a CDS encoding DUF2933 domain-containing protein, with amino-acid sequence MDHQHDQQHDCEPASFWRSRYGVGLIVLGSVAGYFLWTEHRAHLAGALPFVLLLACPLMHVFMHHGHGHGQHGPHQHGSTGEQNDSPAPKTGDRP; translated from the coding sequence ATGGACCATCAACACGACCAGCAGCACGACTGCGAACCAGCCTCATTTTGGCGTTCACGCTATGGCGTGGGCTTGATCGTTCTGGGCAGTGTGGCGGGCTACTTCTTGTGGACCGAGCACCGCGCCCATCTGGCCGGTGCGCTGCCATTTGTGTTGCTGTTGGCTTGCCCCTTGATGCATGTGTTCATGCACCACGGACACGGTCATGGCCAACACGGCCCACATCAGCATGGCAGCACAGGTGAGCAAAACGATTCACCAGCGCCCAAAACTGGAGATCGGCCATGA
- a CDS encoding efflux RND transporter permease subunit produces the protein MFDFLIHSSLKQRLIVLVVSMLLVLYGVLTVRQMPVDVFPDLNKPTVTLMTEAGGMAPEEVEQLVTLPVESSMNGMPGVTRVRSVSGIGLSVVNVEFDWGTDIYRNRQQVSERLNLVRDQLPPGIVPQLGPISSIMGEIMLIALPADPAQVSPMQVREYADWVMRPRLLTIPGVAQVIPIGGEVRQYRVELKPEQLMALGVEREKLATALQDFGANTSGGFLEANGREYLIRQIGRTSRIEDLQNLVVTVRNGQPILLKQLADVKVAAATKRGDASYNGKPAVILSVQKQPSADSVTVTRAVEQAMGDLAKARPHGLATPQFLFKQADFIEHSVNNVEEALRDGAILVAVVLFLFLLNVRTTVISLMAIPLSLLVTALVFHYMGLSINTMTLGGLAIAIGELVDDAVVGVENVLRRLRLNQALPTPRPVIEVIAHATLEVRSAIVYATLIIVLVFVPLFVLPGIEGRLFTPLGMAYIVSILASMIVSVTLTPVMAYYLLPKLKLEGHGDSPLVRWLKRGDTRLLNWSFQHSRVLLSIAAVAVVLAGASMAWMPRAFLPPFNEGTLTVSLLLNPGTSLAESNRIGTMAEQIMAGVPEVTQVGRRTGRAELDEHAEGVHSSEMDVDLKPSARSREEIIADLRTRLAVLPAVSNVGQPISHRLDHLLSGVRAQIALKIYGDDLDTLRGLAGDMQSRLSRIPGITDLQIEKQVLIPQVKIRIDYDQAARLGVAPGTLLRSLQEMIEGERITQVVEGNRRFDLLVRLPDSQRGATDLANLLIETPTGRVPLSQLAQIQDADGPNQISRENARRRIVISANTDGRDLAEVVKAIRAEIASKPLPEGYFTALEGQFQAQEQAAQLMALLAAISLVLIFMVLYSRYRSVVLTAIIMGNIPLALVGSVVALWISGQALSVAALVGFITLTGIATRNGILKISHYINLCALEGEQFGQPMIVRGSLERLTPVLMTALVAAFALVPLLMSANAPGKEVLHPVAVVIFGGLISSTVLDTVLTPLMFWLWGRKPLAHLLSAHSGESY, from the coding sequence GTGTTCGATTTCCTCATTCACAGCAGCCTCAAGCAGCGGCTGATCGTTCTGGTCGTCTCCATGCTCCTGGTGCTCTACGGGGTGCTGACCGTGCGTCAGATGCCCGTGGATGTTTTCCCGGACCTGAACAAACCCACCGTCACCCTGATGACCGAAGCCGGTGGCATGGCCCCTGAAGAGGTCGAGCAGTTGGTGACCTTGCCGGTCGAGTCCAGCATGAACGGCATGCCTGGGGTGACCCGGGTGCGTTCGGTCTCGGGCATTGGCCTGTCCGTGGTCAACGTCGAGTTCGACTGGGGCACCGACATCTACCGCAATCGCCAGCAGGTCAGCGAGCGGCTGAACCTGGTGCGTGACCAGTTGCCACCCGGCATCGTGCCGCAGTTGGGCCCGATCTCTTCCATCATGGGCGAGATCATGCTGATCGCCTTGCCCGCCGACCCGGCGCAAGTGAGCCCGATGCAGGTGCGCGAATACGCCGACTGGGTGATGCGGCCCCGCTTGCTGACCATCCCTGGCGTGGCACAGGTCATCCCGATCGGTGGCGAGGTGCGGCAGTACCGGGTCGAGCTCAAGCCTGAGCAATTGATGGCCCTGGGCGTGGAGCGAGAAAAGCTGGCCACGGCCTTGCAGGACTTCGGCGCCAACACCAGTGGCGGCTTTCTGGAAGCCAACGGCCGCGAGTACCTGATCCGCCAGATCGGGCGAACCAGCCGCATCGAGGACCTGCAAAACCTGGTGGTGACAGTGCGCAACGGGCAGCCCATCCTGCTCAAACAACTGGCGGACGTCAAAGTGGCTGCGGCCACCAAGCGAGGCGATGCCAGCTACAACGGCAAGCCCGCCGTCATTCTTTCCGTGCAGAAGCAGCCCAGCGCCGATAGCGTGACCGTCACCCGGGCGGTGGAACAGGCCATGGGCGATCTGGCCAAAGCCCGCCCACATGGGCTGGCTACACCGCAGTTCCTGTTCAAGCAGGCGGACTTCATCGAGCACTCGGTGAACAACGTCGAAGAGGCTTTGCGCGATGGCGCCATCCTGGTGGCCGTTGTGCTGTTCCTCTTCCTGCTCAATGTGCGCACCACGGTGATCTCGCTGATGGCCATCCCGCTGTCTCTGCTGGTGACCGCGCTGGTGTTCCACTACATGGGCCTGTCGATCAACACCATGACCCTGGGAGGCTTGGCCATTGCGATTGGCGAGCTGGTGGACGACGCCGTGGTGGGTGTGGAGAACGTGCTGCGCCGCCTGAGGCTCAACCAGGCCTTGCCCACACCGCGCCCGGTGATCGAGGTCATCGCGCATGCCACGCTGGAGGTGCGCTCGGCCATCGTGTACGCCACGCTGATCATCGTGCTGGTGTTCGTGCCGCTGTTCGTTTTGCCTGGTATCGAAGGCCGGTTGTTCACGCCGCTGGGCATGGCCTACATCGTGTCCATCCTGGCCAGCATGATTGTGTCGGTCACGCTCACGCCCGTGATGGCTTACTACCTCTTGCCCAAGCTCAAGCTGGAGGGCCATGGCGACAGCCCCTTGGTGCGCTGGCTCAAGCGCGGCGACACCCGCTTGCTGAACTGGTCCTTCCAGCACAGCCGCGTGCTGCTGTCGATCGCAGCTGTGGCCGTGGTGCTGGCAGGCGCGTCCATGGCCTGGATGCCGCGTGCCTTCCTGCCACCGTTCAACGAGGGCACGCTCACCGTCAGTTTGCTGCTTAACCCGGGCACCTCGTTGGCCGAGTCCAATCGCATTGGCACCATGGCCGAGCAGATCATGGCTGGCGTGCCGGAAGTGACACAGGTAGGCCGCCGCACAGGCCGAGCGGAGTTGGACGAGCACGCTGAAGGGGTGCACTCCTCCGAGATGGATGTGGACCTCAAGCCTTCAGCCCGTTCGCGGGAAGAAATCATCGCGGACCTGCGCACCCGCCTGGCGGTGTTACCCGCCGTCAGTAACGTGGGGCAACCCATCTCCCATCGCCTGGACCACCTCCTGTCCGGCGTGCGCGCCCAGATTGCGCTGAAGATCTATGGTGATGACTTGGACACCTTGCGTGGCCTGGCGGGTGACATGCAGTCCCGGCTCAGTCGCATCCCAGGCATTACCGACCTGCAGATCGAAAAGCAGGTGCTGATCCCTCAGGTCAAGATTCGCATCGACTACGACCAGGCCGCGCGGCTGGGGGTGGCACCGGGTACCTTGCTGCGGTCCCTGCAGGAGATGATCGAGGGTGAGCGAATCACCCAGGTCGTGGAGGGCAACCGGCGCTTTGACCTGCTGGTGCGCTTGCCCGACAGCCAGCGCGGTGCGACCGACCTGGCCAACTTGCTGATCGAGACGCCCACCGGCCGGGTGCCACTGTCCCAACTGGCGCAGATCCAGGACGCCGACGGCCCCAACCAGATCAGCCGCGAGAACGCTCGCCGCCGCATCGTCATCTCGGCCAACACCGATGGCCGTGACTTGGCCGAGGTGGTCAAGGCCATCCGTGCGGAGATCGCATCCAAGCCTTTGCCTGAAGGCTACTTCACGGCGCTGGAAGGGCAGTTTCAGGCCCAGGAGCAAGCGGCCCAGCTCATGGCGCTGCTGGCAGCCATCTCGCTGGTGCTGATCTTCATGGTGCTGTACAGCCGTTACCGCTCGGTGGTGCTCACGGCCATCATCATGGGCAACATCCCACTGGCCCTGGTGGGCAGCGTGGTGGCTTTGTGGATCTCGGGGCAGGCCCTGTCAGTGGCGGCCCTGGTGGGCTTCATCACGCTGACCGGCATTGCCACACGCAACGGCATCCTCAAGATCAGTCACTACATCAACCTGTGCGCGCTGGAGGGCGAGCAGTTCGGTCAACCCATGATCGTGCGCGGCTCATTGGAGCGCCTCACGCCCGTGTTGATGACAGCCCTGGTGGCGGCGTTCGCGCTGGTGCCGCTGCTGATGTCGGCCAACGCACCCGGCAAGGAGGTGCTGCACCCCGTGGCCGTGGTGATCTTTGGCGGGCTGATCAGCTCGACCGTGCTGGACACCGTGCTCACCCCCTTGATGTTTTGGCTCTGGGGGCGCAAACCCCTGGCGCACCTGCTGAGCGCCCACTCGGGCGAGAGCTACTGA
- a CDS encoding isoprenylcysteine carboxylmethyltransferase family protein produces MTHDNMPAYGLWGLVALNSAIFIAFAFSFFKPQTTRDWRSFSAFSAFIVALFVEMYGFPLTIYLLSGWLQARYPKVNLLSHDAGHLWWTLTGQHGDPHTDGVHMLSLVFIGGGFWLLSAAWRVLYHAQRRGSMASTGPYGRIRHPQYVAFELIMFGFLLQWPTVLTVLMFPVLTVMYVRLSLTEEKDSERAFGSTWRDYAAVTPRFLPRLRSRLVG; encoded by the coding sequence ATGACGCATGACAACATGCCCGCTTACGGCCTGTGGGGGCTGGTGGCCCTCAATTCGGCCATCTTCATCGCCTTTGCCTTCAGCTTCTTCAAGCCGCAAACCACGAGGGATTGGCGCAGCTTCAGCGCGTTCTCGGCCTTCATCGTCGCCTTGTTTGTCGAGATGTATGGCTTTCCCCTGACCATCTATCTGCTGTCGGGGTGGTTGCAGGCGCGCTATCCCAAAGTCAACTTGCTGTCGCATGACGCGGGTCACCTGTGGTGGACGCTCACCGGTCAACATGGAGATCCCCACACAGACGGGGTTCACATGTTGAGCCTGGTCTTCATCGGCGGCGGCTTCTGGTTGCTGTCGGCCGCTTGGCGGGTGCTCTACCACGCACAGCGCCGTGGCTCGATGGCCAGCACAGGCCCTTACGGGCGCATCAGGCATCCGCAATACGTTGCTTTCGAGCTGATCATGTTTGGCTTCCTGCTTCAGTGGCCTACCGTACTGACCGTGCTGATGTTCCCGGTACTCACTGTGATGTACGTGCGCCTGTCTCTGACGGAGGAGAAGGACTCCGAACGCGCTTTTGGCTCGACCTGGCGCGACTATGCGGCGGTTACACCGCGCTTCCTGCCTCGCCTGCGCAGCCGCCTCGTAGGCTGA
- a CDS encoding DUF2933 domain-containing protein, with protein MDHQHEHGTGPEGSSASFFKSPVGVAVAMLALIAAFYVLREHWQHVAGSWPYLLLLACPLMHVFHGHGGHGGHHHHEPGSAPSDPNKKNW; from the coding sequence ATGGACCATCAGCATGAACACGGCACGGGGCCTGAAGGCTCATCCGCATCGTTCTTCAAGAGCCCCGTGGGTGTCGCCGTGGCGATGCTGGCCTTGATCGCCGCTTTCTATGTCCTGCGTGAACACTGGCAACACGTGGCCGGTAGTTGGCCCTATCTGCTGCTGTTGGCATGCCCATTGATGCACGTCTTCCATGGACATGGCGGACATGGCGGGCACCACCACCACGAGCCAGGCAGTGCCCCGTCAGATCCAAACAAAAAAAATTGGTGA
- a CDS encoding DUF3141 domain-containing protein, with the protein MAHAPDALATGEHQSLAEQLFRYQIDVVQRSILFMDTLRQRADNMLAHEAAGMPPLLDFAHEVVLDARQFAVPVNYALLRILPSNDDEPTKVSPDHRPILVVDPRAGHGPGIGGFKRDSEVGMALTDGRAVYFVVFFPEPRPEQTLADVHHTLRRFVAKVCELHEGVAPALYGNCQGGWAVALLAADCEGTAGPVVMNGSPLSYWAGASDVNPMRLAGAFLGGAWLSHFTSDLGNGLFDGAWLVQNFESLNPAHSYFTKNYQLFSQVDTERERFLDFERWWSGYYFLSREEIKTIVENLFIGDQLEQGLMRICEHCVADLRRIRHPVVIFASSADNITPPHQALNWIPAVYPSTQALKDAGQRIVYLINRHVGHLGIFVSASVARHEHHAILQELERIETLPPGLYQMVIDSADESEGARGAARVHYEERQVEDVHYAYPRQAFEKVRQVSEINESAYANWVSPWVRTWANPWGAAIQKWMHPMRVQRYAFATALNPLTASLAPWAAWVKDNRQPAEPSNAFLKAQVQAAKGVADVMDNGRHLRDAMGETLFQQYFCQGVQDL; encoded by the coding sequence ATGGCCCATGCGCCCGACGCGCTTGCGACGGGCGAGCATCAAAGCCTGGCGGAGCAATTGTTTCGCTACCAGATCGACGTGGTTCAGCGCTCGATCCTGTTCATGGACACGCTGCGCCAGCGTGCCGACAACATGCTGGCCCACGAAGCGGCTGGGATGCCGCCCTTGCTGGATTTCGCGCACGAGGTGGTGCTGGACGCCAGACAGTTCGCTGTACCGGTGAACTACGCCTTGTTGCGCATCCTCCCCTCCAATGACGATGAGCCAACCAAGGTCTCGCCCGATCACCGGCCCATCCTGGTGGTGGACCCCCGTGCCGGTCATGGTCCTGGTATCGGCGGGTTCAAGCGCGACTCCGAAGTGGGCATGGCCTTGACCGATGGCCGGGCGGTTTATTTCGTAGTGTTTTTCCCCGAGCCTCGACCTGAGCAAACGCTGGCCGATGTCCACCACACCTTGCGCCGCTTCGTGGCAAAGGTGTGCGAGCTGCATGAGGGTGTGGCGCCGGCTCTGTACGGCAACTGCCAGGGTGGCTGGGCCGTGGCGCTGCTGGCCGCTGACTGCGAAGGCACCGCCGGGCCAGTGGTGATGAACGGCTCGCCACTGTCGTATTGGGCGGGGGCCTCTGACGTGAACCCCATGCGGCTGGCTGGGGCCTTTCTGGGCGGTGCCTGGTTGTCCCACTTCACATCGGACTTGGGCAATGGCCTTTTTGATGGCGCCTGGCTGGTGCAGAACTTCGAGAGCTTGAACCCGGCGCACTCGTATTTCACCAAGAACTACCAGTTGTTCTCTCAGGTGGACACGGAGCGTGAGCGCTTCCTGGATTTCGAGCGCTGGTGGAGCGGCTACTACTTCTTGAGCCGTGAAGAGATCAAGACCATCGTGGAGAACCTGTTCATCGGGGACCAGTTGGAACAAGGCCTGATGCGCATCTGCGAGCACTGTGTGGCCGACCTGCGCCGCATCCGTCACCCGGTGGTGATCTTTGCATCCAGCGCTGACAACATCACCCCGCCACATCAGGCGCTCAACTGGATTCCCGCTGTCTACCCCAGCACTCAGGCACTCAAGGATGCCGGGCAGCGTATCGTGTACCTGATCAATCGGCACGTGGGACACCTGGGCATCTTCGTGTCGGCCAGTGTCGCGCGTCATGAGCACCACGCGATCCTGCAGGAGTTGGAGCGCATCGAAACCCTGCCGCCCGGTCTTTACCAGATGGTCATTGACTCCGCTGATGAGTCAGAGGGGGCTCGCGGTGCGGCACGCGTGCATTACGAGGAGCGGCAGGTGGAGGATGTGCACTACGCCTACCCCAGGCAAGCCTTCGAGAAGGTGCGCCAGGTCTCGGAAATCAACGAGTCGGCCTATGCGAACTGGGTCAGCCCATGGGTGCGCACCTGGGCCAACCCTTGGGGTGCGGCCATCCAAAAGTGGATGCATCCCATGCGCGTGCAGCGCTATGCCTTTGCGACGGCGCTCAACCCATTGACCGCATCCCTCGCACCCTGGGCGGCCTGGGTCAAAGACAACAGACAGCCTGCTGAGCCCAGCAACGCATTCCTCAAAGCCCAGGTCCAAGCGGCCAAGGGCGTGGCCGATGTCATGGACAACGGGCGGCACCTGCGCGACGCCATGGGCGAGACCCTGTTCCAGCAGTACTTCTGCCAAGGCGTTCAAGACCTTTAA
- a CDS encoding heavy metal translocating P-type ATPase, whose protein sequence is MASVAPATANQALTDPVCGMSVTTASPHKQEYAGRPYYFCSSNCLGKFSKEPQRYIEPKPSSAQGHAHHHAPTAPGAPSGPVTAVAPGTVYTCPMHPQIRQDHPGNCPICGMNLEPLLPTVGEEDNPELRSMTQRFWFSMVLTVPLLMMAMHEFFPFNLAAWVDEVVDGLATQLGWPHLLKVSWSQCVQALLATPVVLWAGWPFFARGWRSFVTWQLNMFSLIAIGIGAAYLFSVYAILLPESLPQAFLTEHGLPLYFEAAAVIVTLVLLGQVLELRARSRTNSAIKDLLGLAANTAIRIGADGVEAEVPLEQVVVGDTLRVKPGSKVPVDGVVLDGKSSIDESMITGEPIPAEKVPGSKVTGATVNQTGSFTMRAERVGSETLLARIVQMVAEAGRSRAPIQKLADQVSGWFVLSVLAIALVAALVWAAFGPAPALANALLVAVSVLIIACPCALGLATPVSIIVGVGRGAKEGVLIKDAEALELMEKVDTLVVDKTGTLTEGKPTVQTVVAADGFDKQQVLAWAASLEKLSEHPLATAIVGRAQTDGVTLSAVSGFDAVTGQGVRGVIDGQTVLLGNARLLASAQVDTSSVDRDVEALRLQGQTVMYLAAGSKLAGYVGVADAIKASTAEAIAMLKASGVRIVMLTGDNPVTAAAVGKLLGLDDVKAGVMPEDKYKHVKALQDQGRIVAMAGDGVNDAPALAQANVGIAMGTGTDVAMSSARIVLVKGDLRGIAKARELSQATMRNIRQNLFFAFIYNFLGVPLAAGVLYPFLGILLSPIVASAAMALSSVSVIGNALRLRSAKV, encoded by the coding sequence GTGGCATCGGTTGCACCTGCGACGGCAAATCAGGCGTTGACCGATCCGGTGTGCGGCATGTCCGTCACGACGGCCTCACCGCACAAGCAGGAATACGCGGGCAGACCGTATTACTTTTGCAGCAGCAACTGCCTGGGTAAATTCAGCAAAGAGCCGCAGCGGTACATTGAGCCAAAGCCGAGTTCTGCGCAAGGCCATGCGCACCACCATGCGCCAACTGCGCCAGGTGCGCCGAGTGGCCCCGTCACCGCTGTAGCACCAGGCACGGTCTACACCTGCCCGATGCATCCCCAGATCCGCCAGGATCACCCCGGCAATTGCCCGATCTGTGGCATGAACCTGGAGCCCTTGCTGCCGACCGTGGGTGAAGAAGACAACCCCGAGTTGCGCTCGATGACGCAGCGCTTCTGGTTCTCGATGGTCTTGACCGTGCCTTTGCTGATGATGGCGATGCACGAGTTCTTCCCGTTTAATTTGGCTGCCTGGGTTGACGAGGTGGTCGATGGCTTGGCGACGCAGTTGGGCTGGCCGCACTTGCTCAAGGTCAGTTGGTCTCAATGTGTGCAAGCCTTGCTGGCCACACCTGTGGTGCTGTGGGCCGGTTGGCCCTTCTTTGCACGTGGTTGGCGCTCGTTCGTCACGTGGCAGCTCAACATGTTCAGCCTGATTGCGATTGGCATCGGGGCGGCCTACCTGTTCAGCGTCTATGCCATCTTGTTGCCCGAGTCGTTGCCTCAAGCCTTTTTGACCGAGCACGGCCTGCCGCTGTACTTTGAGGCTGCGGCTGTGATCGTGACCCTGGTCCTGCTGGGGCAGGTGCTGGAGTTGCGCGCTCGCTCGCGCACCAACTCCGCCATCAAGGATCTGCTGGGTCTGGCGGCCAACACGGCCATCCGCATCGGTGCAGATGGCGTGGAGGCCGAGGTGCCGCTGGAGCAAGTGGTGGTGGGTGACACCCTGCGGGTCAAGCCGGGTAGCAAGGTGCCGGTGGACGGGGTGGTGCTGGATGGCAAGTCCAGCATCGACGAGTCCATGATCACGGGCGAGCCCATTCCTGCCGAGAAGGTGCCGGGCAGCAAGGTCACGGGGGCCACGGTCAACCAGACTGGCTCGTTCACCATGCGGGCCGAGCGTGTCGGGTCTGAGACGCTGCTGGCCCGCATCGTTCAGATGGTGGCCGAAGCGGGGCGTTCACGTGCGCCCATCCAGAAGCTGGCCGATCAGGTCTCTGGCTGGTTTGTGCTGTCGGTGCTGGCCATTGCCCTGGTGGCCGCGCTGGTCTGGGCGGCATTCGGGCCTGCTCCTGCGCTGGCCAACGCGCTGCTGGTCGCTGTTTCGGTGTTGATCATTGCCTGCCCCTGTGCGCTGGGTCTGGCCACGCCCGTGTCCATCATCGTGGGTGTGGGGCGCGGGGCCAAAGAAGGCGTGCTCATCAAGGATGCCGAAGCCCTGGAGTTGATGGAAAAGGTCGATACCCTGGTGGTAGACAAGACTGGCACGCTCACCGAGGGCAAGCCCACGGTACAGACCGTGGTGGCCGCCGACGGGTTTGACAAACAGCAGGTGCTGGCCTGGGCTGCGAGCCTGGAAAAGCTCAGCGAACATCCCCTGGCCACCGCCATCGTGGGCCGCGCTCAAACCGATGGCGTGACGCTGTCGGCTGTGTCCGGCTTTGATGCGGTGACGGGGCAGGGCGTGCGCGGCGTCATTGACGGCCAAACCGTGTTGCTGGGCAACGCACGCTTGCTCGCATCCGCGCAGGTTGACACCTCGTCGGTTGACAGGGATGTGGAAGCCTTGCGCCTGCAAGGTCAGACCGTGATGTACCTGGCGGCAGGATCGAAGCTGGCGGGCTATGTGGGTGTGGCCGACGCCATCAAGGCGTCCACGGCGGAAGCGATTGCCATGCTCAAGGCCTCAGGCGTTCGCATTGTCATGCTCACGGGCGACAACCCAGTGACGGCCGCCGCCGTGGGCAAGCTCCTGGGGCTGGACGACGTCAAGGCGGGTGTGATGCCCGAAGACAAGTACAAGCACGTCAAGGCCTTGCAGGATCAAGGGCGCATTGTGGCCATGGCGGGCGATGGTGTGAACGACGCGCCTGCGCTGGCCCAGGCCAATGTCGGCATCGCCATGGGCACTGGCACCGATGTGGCCATGAGCAGCGCACGCATCGTGCTGGTCAAGGGCGACTTGCGCGGCATCGCCAAGGCGCGTGAATTGAGCCAGGCCACCATGCGCAACATCCGCCAGAACCTGTTCTTTGCCTTCATCTACAACTTCTTGGGCGTGCCGCTGGCCGCTGGCGTGCTGTATCCCTTCCTGGGCATCTTGCTCAGTCCCATCGTGGCCAGCGCGGCGATGGCACTGAGTTCGGTCTCTGTGATTGGCAATGCGCTTCGCCTGCGTTCGGCCAAGGTGTGA